TATGGTAAAAAGCTGCTGCCGGCACATCCAGAATCATTCCGCTCATTTCGACAGTAGCACACGTATCGTATCAACTGACAGCCCGTGGCAGATCGCTTGCATTGCGACAATCATGGCGTCATACTGAAAGACGGGTAAACCTGATCGGTACAGAGAATCTTTGCCGGCAGGATGTTGGATACAGAAACCACGTGTATCATGAATTCATTTTGGGAGGGTAACGATATTATGTCTAAAAAAGTGAAATTTGATTACAGCAAAGCTCTTTCTTTTGTCGCTCAACATGAAGTGGATTATTTTGCCGAGCCAATTCGTCTCGCACATGAACAACTGCACAACGGTACAGGCGCAGGTTCCGACTATCTGGGCTGGATCGACCTGCCAACAAACTATGACAAAGAAGAATTCGCCCGCATCCAAAAAGCGGCTGAAAAAATCAAAAGCGACTCCGAAGTACTGATCGTTATCGGTATCGGTGGTTCGTATCTGGGCGCGCGCGCAGCGATTGAGATGCTGACGCATTCCTTCTACAATGTACTGCCAAAAGACAAACGCAAAACGCCTGAAATTTACTTCGCTGGTAACAACATCAGCTCCACGTATGTGAACCACCTGCTGGAAGCAATTGAAGGCAAAGACTTCTCCGTAAACGTTATCTCCAAATCCGGTACAACGACTGAACCTGCGATTGCATTCCGCATTTTCCGTGCCGAGCTGGAGAAAAAATACGGCAAAGAAGAAGCGAAAAAACGCATCTATGCAACAACTGACCGTGCTAGAGGCGCGCTGAAAACACTGGCAGATGCTGAAGGCTACGAAAGCTTTATCATTCCTGACGATGTAGGCGGACGTTATTCCGTACTGACACCAGTAGGTCTGCTGCCAATCGCCGCAGCTGGCGTAGATATTCAAGAAATCATGGACGGTGCTGCTGCCGCTGCCAAAGAATACAG
The DNA window shown above is from Paenibacillus sp. JQZ6Y-1 and carries:
- a CDS encoding glucose-6-phosphate isomerase: MSKKVKFDYSKALSFVAQHEVDYFAEPIRLAHEQLHNGTGAGSDYLGWIDLPTNYDKEEFARIQKAAEKIKSDSEVLIVIGIGGSYLGARAAIEMLTHSFYNVLPKDKRKTPEIYFAGNNISSTYVNHLLEAIEGKDFSVNVISKSGTTTEPAIAFRIFRAELEKKYGKEEAKKRIYATTDRARGALKTLADAEGYESFIIPDDVGGRYSVLTPVGLLPIAAAGVDIQEIMDGAAAAAKEYSNPNVAENESYQYAAVRNALHRKGKAIEILVNYEPSLHFVSEWWKQLYGESEGKDFKGIFPAAVDFSTDLHSMGQFIQDGSRNIFETVIQVEEVASHITIEKDEDDLDGLNFLAGKTLDFVNKKAFQGTLLAHTDGQVPNLIVNIPDQTPFSFGYLVYFFEKACGISGYLSGVNPFDQEGVEAYKKNMFALLGKPGFEKQKEELEARLSE